In a genomic window of Nodosilinea sp. E11:
- a CDS encoding transglutaminase family protein, with the protein MRYQIRHLTRYRYQQPVTLRPHTLRLRPRSDGAQQLLSFDLAVTPTPRQQSTITDTDGNATTGLWFASDPGDQLEIVATAEVVTCRTNPFDYLAEPWAATLPIDYPTTLKTVLAPYLDPGEALSPGVVDLAQTIAAEVEGNVGVFLTTLTTKIYQACDYTVRPTGNPWPAGVTWGRRRGSCRDFAVVFMEACRAVGLAARFVSGYEEGDATSLDRDLHAWAEVYVPGGGWRGFDPTHGLAVSDRHIALVASPFPAQTLPISGAIQEGSRVGSTLEAEIRVTVLDD; encoded by the coding sequence ATGCGTTACCAAATTCGCCACCTGACTCGCTACCGGTATCAGCAGCCAGTAACCCTACGGCCCCATACGCTCCGCCTGCGGCCCCGCAGCGACGGTGCCCAGCAGTTGCTGAGCTTTGACCTAGCGGTGACTCCTACTCCGCGTCAGCAAAGCACCATTACCGATACCGACGGTAACGCCACCACGGGCCTGTGGTTTGCTTCAGACCCTGGGGATCAGCTAGAAATTGTCGCTACCGCCGAGGTGGTAACCTGCCGAACCAATCCCTTTGACTATCTGGCCGAACCCTGGGCCGCTACGCTGCCTATCGACTATCCAACCACCCTAAAAACGGTTTTGGCCCCCTATTTAGACCCTGGCGAGGCGCTGTCTCCTGGCGTGGTTGATCTAGCTCAGACCATTGCGGCTGAGGTAGAGGGCAATGTGGGTGTCTTTTTAACTACCCTGACCACCAAAATCTATCAAGCCTGTGACTATACCGTCCGGCCTACGGGTAACCCTTGGCCAGCGGGGGTGACCTGGGGCCGGAGACGGGGGAGTTGCCGCGATTTTGCGGTGGTATTTATGGAAGCCTGTCGAGCTGTGGGGTTGGCGGCTCGGTTTGTCAGTGGCTATGAGGAAGGCGATGCGACGAGTCTCGATCGCGACCTGCACGCCTGGGCCGAGGTCTATGTGCCCGGCGGCGGTTGGCGTGGCTTTGACCCCACCCATGGGCTGGCGGTGAGCGATCGCCACATTGCTCTCGTGGCTAGTCCCTTTCCGGCCCAAACCCTGCCGATTAGTGGTGCAATCCAGGAGGGTAGCCGAGTGGGCTCTACCCTAGAGGCCGAGATCCGGGTAACGGTCCTCGACGATTGA
- a CDS encoding serine/threonine-protein kinase produces the protein MLGSMEQTLLGGRYQVVRRLGSGGFSRTFLVSDLHLPNHPRCVIKQLKVQDKDTGTLDMARRLFDTEARVLYQLGNHPQIPALLAHFEEDQEFYLAQEYIEGSRLNRQVEEGKPWSETRVVLLLQEVLEILSFVHRQQVIHRDIKPSNLIRRHRDGKLVLIDFGAVKQVTSSPLLDAETGATNITVAIGTHGYMPNEQYAGKPRFSSDVYAVGMLGIRALTGLHPQKIDEDPVTSELAWRHHAPETSSALTAVLDKMVRYDFRDRYPTAQEALEALQNLPNPLHGLVGTQIYQTWMRGSQGRGPTFPGDDYDSTLGPTETSEPTAFADDQDSTSLFPVDLAYSNGSTSGALPLVVPDVLEEEFKLPVRLGSLLAVGLLSTFGFGLVIWRSGLTIAFEPSNQTVTIPFQRAGTPSLATDLSMLLPPEEKATYLSRQGDRLWDQGSYPDALDIYNEAVEVQIDYAPAYLGRCKTLISLKRPVEAIAACDDALAYSTYYPEAVRSKGNAEEQQGHLLAALELYESANRLMPAMAEAWLDRGRVLQKLGRSAEALAAIDQAIARDRESAEAWTVRGEAALALKRYDHAIIALEKALQIDPDYGPAQDLRQRARRLLGR, from the coding sequence ATGCTGGGCAGCATGGAGCAAACATTACTGGGTGGTCGGTACCAAGTTGTCCGGCGGCTGGGGTCTGGAGGATTCAGCCGCACCTTTTTAGTGAGCGATTTGCACCTCCCGAATCACCCTCGGTGCGTGATCAAACAGCTGAAGGTGCAAGACAAGGACACCGGCACCCTCGATATGGCTCGCCGCCTCTTCGATACTGAGGCTAGAGTGCTCTATCAGCTGGGCAATCACCCTCAAATTCCAGCCCTGCTGGCTCACTTCGAAGAAGATCAAGAATTTTATTTGGCCCAGGAGTATATCGAGGGTAGCCGACTCAACCGCCAGGTAGAAGAGGGTAAACCCTGGTCAGAAACGCGAGTGGTGCTGCTGCTGCAAGAAGTGCTGGAAATTCTCTCTTTTGTGCACCGCCAGCAGGTGATTCACCGCGACATTAAGCCCTCTAACTTGATTCGCCGCCACCGCGACGGCAAACTGGTACTGATCGACTTTGGGGCGGTCAAACAGGTGACCTCGTCTCCCTTACTCGATGCCGAAACCGGAGCGACCAACATCACCGTGGCCATTGGCACCCACGGCTATATGCCCAATGAGCAGTATGCGGGCAAGCCCCGTTTTAGTAGCGATGTCTACGCAGTGGGCATGCTGGGCATTCGGGCGCTGACTGGCCTACACCCGCAAAAAATTGACGAAGACCCGGTCACCAGCGAACTAGCTTGGCGGCACCATGCCCCAGAGACCTCTTCAGCGCTGACGGCAGTGCTCGACAAGATGGTGCGCTACGACTTTCGCGATCGCTACCCCACGGCCCAAGAGGCCCTAGAAGCGCTGCAAAACTTGCCTAATCCGTTGCACGGACTAGTAGGCACCCAAATCTACCAAACCTGGATGAGGGGAAGCCAGGGGCGAGGGCCAACGTTTCCTGGAGATGACTACGACAGCACCCTTGGCCCGACTGAAACCTCAGAACCCACGGCTTTCGCTGACGACCAAGACTCGACCTCTTTGTTTCCGGTCGATCTGGCCTACAGTAACGGCAGTACCTCTGGAGCGCTGCCGCTAGTGGTTCCAGACGTCCTTGAGGAAGAGTTCAAGCTACCGGTTCGCCTCGGCTCGCTATTGGCCGTTGGCCTGCTCAGCACCTTTGGCTTTGGTTTGGTGATCTGGCGTAGTGGACTGACTATCGCCTTTGAACCCTCTAATCAGACTGTGACTATCCCCTTTCAGCGGGCTGGCACACCGTCTTTGGCCACTGACCTCAGTATGCTGCTGCCCCCCGAAGAAAAGGCTACCTACCTGAGTCGTCAGGGCGATCGCCTGTGGGACCAGGGCAGCTATCCCGATGCCCTAGACATCTATAACGAAGCGGTAGAAGTCCAAATTGATTACGCCCCCGCCTATCTAGGTCGTTGCAAGACATTGATTAGCCTTAAACGCCCGGTCGAGGCCATCGCGGCCTGCGACGATGCCCTGGCCTATAGCACCTACTATCCCGAAGCCGTACGCAGTAAAGGCAATGCCGAAGAACAGCAAGGCCATCTCCTAGCTGCGCTAGAACTCTACGAAAGTGCAAACCGTCTCATGCCCGCTATGGCTGAGGCCTGGCTCGATCGGGGACGGGTGCTGCAAAAGCTCGGCCGCTCGGCAGAGGCTCTGGCTGCAATTGACCAGGCGATCGCCCGCGATCGCGAGTCGGCAGAGGCCTGGACGGTGCGCGGCGAAGCTGCCCTGGCCCTAAAGCGCTACGACCACGCCATCATCGCCCTAGAAAAGGCATTACAAATCGACCCCGACTATGGCCCCGCCCAAGACCTACGCCAGCGGGCGCGAAGACTGTTGGGCCGGTGA